Proteins encoded in a region of the Rutidosis leptorrhynchoides isolate AG116_Rl617_1_P2 chromosome 9, CSIRO_AGI_Rlap_v1, whole genome shotgun sequence genome:
- the LOC139868144 gene encoding uncharacterized protein produces the protein MNILSLNIRGIGQDDRKDWIQKLCRQEKPQVLALQETKCGEIEDKVIENFWGSENFKYIQKHAVGFSGGMLLVWNTDVFNVNQAIEGEFFLTIKGHWKGIDEEIAFVNVYGPHNTAKKKLMWESLENLLNFKDMPWLLCGDFNEVRDLDERLNCDFNKPWSDMFNDFINKCCLIEIPLGGQKFTRISGDGLKFSKLDRFLISSKFHNIWPTLFANTLDRFTSDHCPIILRDRIIDFGPKPIRVFNAWLDDKGSVEVISNAWNLHVGGNRGDCILRNKLKNVKKHSTIGAKQTLVNSISRSKN, from the coding sequence ATGAATATCTTATCTCTTAACATTCGTGGTATTGGACAGGATGATCGAAAGGATTGGATTCAAAAACTCTGTAGACAAGAAAAACCACAGGTGCTAGCACTCCAGGAAACCAAGTGTGGTGAGATCGAAGACAAAGTAATAGAGAATTTTTGGGGTTCTGAAAACTTCAAGTACATACAAAAACATGCAGTAGGTTTCTCGGGTGGGATGTTGTTAGTCTGGAACACTGATGTTTTTAATGTCAATCAAGCGATCGAAGGCGAATTCTTTTTAACTATCAAAGGACATTGGAAAGGTATCGATGAAGAAATAGCTTTTGTCAATGTCTACGGACCACATAACACCGCCAAGAAGAAACTAATGTGGGAAAGTTTAGAAAATCTTCTCAACTTTAAAGACATGCCTTGGTTACTTTGCGGGGATTTTAACGAGGTTAGAGATTTAGACGAAAGATTAAATTGCGACTTCAACAAACCCTGGTCGGATATGTTCAACGATTTCATCAATAAGTGCTGTTTAATTGAAATACCTCTTGGCGGCCAAAAGTTCACGAGAATCAGCGGAGACGGTTTAAAATTCAGTAAGTTAGATCGTTTCCTTATCTCCAGCAAGTTCCATAATATCTGGCCAACTCTTTTCGCAAACACCTTGGATAGATTCACCTCCGACCATTGCCCAATAATTCTCCGAGACCGAATCATCGACTTTGGCCCAAAGCCAATTAGAGTATTCAACGCTTGGCTCGATGATAAGGGTTCGGTGGAAGTCATTTCAAATGCATGGAATTTACATGTCGGTGGTAACCGTGGTGATTGCATACTTCGAAATAAGCTAAAAAACGTGAAAAAGCACTCAACGATTGGAGCAAAACAAACTTTGGTAAACTCGATATCGAGATCCAAGAACTAG